The following proteins come from a genomic window of Rhodoligotrophos sp. CJ14:
- a CDS encoding ABC transporter ATP-binding protein → MPDQPDRNAIEVRGVSKIFPAAEGPVKALDGIFVDIRENEFFTLLGPSGCGKTTLLRMIAGFEFPTTGEILLHGEDIAPLPPYRRPVNTVFQNYALFPHMTVAENIAFGLQMLGRPKAEVEARVSEMLRLVKMEPLRNRKTSQISGGQQQRVALARALAPSPKVLLLDEPLSALDYKLRKEMQVELKRLQRETGITFIFVTHDQEEALTMSNRLAVMSAGRILQVGSPREIYDRPAERFVADFIGETNFLEGEVVSLADGRASVRLKSGLMVDASLPEQFLPSGKVTVVIRPEHAEIVPLGGEHVLPGRVENTDYFGTDTRFDIALDSGERFILRRQNSHDTVQDVSPGDRIGVTIDSGAAQVLKD, encoded by the coding sequence GTGCCGGATCAACCGGATCGAAATGCGATCGAGGTTCGCGGCGTCAGCAAGATCTTTCCGGCGGCCGAAGGGCCGGTCAAGGCGCTGGACGGGATCTTCGTTGACATTCGGGAAAATGAATTTTTTACGCTGCTCGGCCCATCCGGCTGCGGCAAGACAACCCTCCTGCGCATGATCGCAGGCTTTGAATTTCCCACCACCGGCGAAATTCTGTTGCATGGTGAGGATATCGCACCGCTTCCGCCCTATAGGCGGCCGGTCAATACCGTCTTTCAGAACTATGCGCTGTTTCCCCACATGACCGTGGCGGAAAACATCGCCTTCGGGCTCCAGATGCTGGGCCGGCCGAAGGCGGAGGTCGAAGCGCGCGTGTCGGAGATGCTCAGGCTGGTGAAGATGGAGCCCCTCCGCAACCGCAAGACCAGCCAGATCTCCGGCGGGCAGCAGCAGCGTGTGGCCTTGGCCCGAGCGCTCGCCCCAAGCCCAAAGGTGCTGCTGCTGGATGAGCCCCTGTCAGCGCTCGACTACAAGCTGCGCAAGGAGATGCAGGTCGAGCTGAAACGCCTGCAGCGCGAGACGGGCATCACCTTCATCTTCGTGACGCATGATCAGGAAGAGGCGCTTACCATGTCGAACCGCCTCGCGGTTATGTCGGCTGGGCGCATTCTGCAGGTGGGAAGCCCGCGCGAGATCTATGACCGTCCCGCCGAGCGCTTCGTGGCCGATTTCATCGGCGAGACCAACTTTCTCGAAGGGGAGGTTGTATCCCTTGCCGATGGCCGCGCTTCTGTGCGGCTCAAATCCGGGCTGATGGTTGATGCATCGCTGCCTGAGCAATTCCTGCCCTCCGGCAAGGTCACCGTGGTGATAAGGCCGGAACACGCGGAGATCGTGCCGCTCGGCGGTGAGCACGTGCTGCCGGGACGGGTTGAGAATACCGACTATTTCGGCACCGATACCCGTTTCGACATCGCGCTGGACAGCGGCGAGCGGTTCATTCTCCGCCGCCAGAACAGTCATGACACCGTTCAGGATGTTTCACCCGGCGATCGTATCGGCGTTACGATCGATAGCGGAGCGGCGCAAGTTCTGAAGGATTAG
- a CDS encoding heme biosynthesis protein HemY: MWPIIFRFIIIALIAAGIAWLADRPGTLSLVWLGYHIQMPVVAALFCLLAIMAAIGLLWAVLRRVLFAPAAVSHFFGHRKHRKGQRALSRGIVAIGAGDLAGARRHAQIAARNLPNEPLVHLLKAQTAQLEGDTGTVRTVFEGMLRNRETELLGLRGLFNQARQNGDYEEARRLAERAARLKPDLPWASNAMLTVQSSQRNWRAVATLIENQRRAGLMSAAEARRKQAVAETAEAMAIEQSNEEEALRLATKAHKNAPDLVPPVLVAARLLAARGSVRKAMRMIEETWVLNPHRDLAEAYAHVRPGDAAQDRLKRVRGLIAQKPGGEEGAVALGRACIEAHDFASARTALAPYLEDRPSAGICLLMAEIERLEHDDRGKEREWLARAVIAPRDPVWTADGYVSDVWQPVSPLTGELDAFVWKRPVEGITHSEIQASEAIQHLSTDSDRGTDHTSGKAAAAPVGEVEPTPPGAKTGSSVVVTAVPSAASGSVPPPVVIPYPDLGEVPPEVIAKGDTAVVKQPDDPGTESDGEEERRQNRETEWLGSTLPR; the protein is encoded by the coding sequence ATGTGGCCCATCATCTTCCGGTTCATCATCATCGCGCTGATCGCAGCCGGAATCGCATGGCTTGCCGACCGCCCGGGCACGCTGAGCCTCGTCTGGCTGGGCTATCATATCCAGATGCCTGTCGTCGCAGCCTTGTTCTGCCTGCTTGCGATCATGGCGGCCATCGGTCTGCTGTGGGCGGTGCTTCGCCGCGTGCTGTTCGCGCCGGCGGCGGTGTCGCATTTCTTCGGCCATCGCAAGCATCGCAAGGGCCAGAGAGCGCTCAGCCGCGGCATTGTCGCCATTGGTGCGGGCGATCTTGCCGGCGCGCGACGACACGCGCAGATCGCGGCCAGGAACTTGCCCAATGAGCCGCTCGTGCACCTTCTCAAAGCCCAGACCGCGCAGCTCGAGGGTGACACAGGCACGGTCCGCACGGTCTTCGAGGGCATGCTGCGAAATCGCGAAACCGAGTTGCTCGGACTGCGCGGACTGTTCAACCAGGCCCGGCAGAATGGCGATTATGAAGAAGCGCGACGGCTTGCAGAACGTGCGGCACGGCTGAAGCCGGATCTGCCCTGGGCCTCCAATGCCATGCTCACGGTGCAATCCTCACAGCGCAACTGGCGGGCGGTTGCCACGCTGATCGAGAACCAGCGGCGCGCGGGCCTCATGTCGGCGGCGGAAGCCCGGCGCAAGCAGGCGGTGGCCGAAACGGCCGAGGCGATGGCCATCGAGCAGAGCAACGAGGAGGAAGCGCTTCGCCTCGCCACCAAAGCGCATAAGAACGCGCCGGACCTCGTCCCGCCGGTGCTGGTTGCGGCACGATTGCTGGCAGCACGCGGCAGTGTGCGCAAGGCAATGCGGATGATCGAGGAAACCTGGGTTCTCAATCCACACCGCGACCTTGCTGAGGCATATGCCCATGTGCGGCCTGGCGATGCCGCCCAGGATCGCTTGAAGCGGGTCCGCGGTCTGATCGCACAGAAGCCGGGGGGAGAAGAAGGCGCGGTGGCATTGGGGCGTGCTTGCATCGAAGCCCATGATTTCGCAAGTGCCCGCACTGCCTTGGCGCCCTATTTGGAGGATCGCCCGAGCGCCGGCATTTGTCTGCTGATGGCCGAGATCGAAAGGCTGGAGCACGATGACCGGGGCAAGGAGCGGGAATGGCTCGCCCGCGCGGTGATCGCGCCTCGCGATCCGGTTTGGACAGCCGATGGCTATGTCTCAGATGTTTGGCAGCCTGTCTCACCCCTGACGGGAGAGCTCGACGCCTTCGTCTGGAAGCGGCCGGTTGAAGGCATCACCCATAGCGAGATTCAAGCAAGCGAAGCCATTCAGCACCTGAGCACGGACAGCGATCGGGGCACAGATCATACCTCAGGCAAGGCGGCGGCTGCCCCAGTTGGCGAGGTAGAGCCCACGCCGCCAGGGGCTAAGACCGGGAGTTCCGTTGTGGTGACCGCGGTCCCGTCGGCCGCATCGGGCTCGGTTCCCCCGCCGGTTGTCATACCCTATCCCGACCTTGGCGAGGTGCCGCCAGAGGTTATCGCCAAGGGCGATACGGCCGTGGTCAAGCAGCCCGATGACCCTGGCACCGAGAGTGATGGCGAGGAGGAGCGCCGGCAAAATCGTGAGACTGAGTGGCTCGGCAGCACATTGCCGAGATAA
- a CDS encoding efflux RND transporter periplasmic adaptor subunit: MITAASPVLIGCDDQAASKDTPGAAAEAPPQPVSVVTVRPERLPIVNELPGRIAPLRVAEVRPRVSGIVIERVFEQGSEVKEGDVLYRIDPEPFRVRVASAEAALKRAEAGRLQAQQTAERIEQLRKQRVVSTQQQDDAVAALAQAQADVASAKAQLDAARLDLQYADVRAPISGRIGRALITEGALVSASGAEPLATIRQLDPVYADFNQSVNDLLALRRSTASGSLSEPNEGEATVKLIFDDGTPYKYSGKVLFSEATVDETTGQVLLRGEFPNPDGELLPGMYVRVQVEQGVEPNAIAVPQQAVQRDTSGHAQVYVVGEDSIPQLRTVKAGRTLGDRWVINAGLKPGERVVVEGFQKIRPGMKVQAQAWAPAGEGASAPGKQADASTSPVQAN; the protein is encoded by the coding sequence ATGATCACCGCTGCGAGCCCAGTGCTGATCGGATGCGATGATCAGGCCGCATCCAAGGACACGCCGGGTGCCGCGGCCGAAGCTCCGCCGCAACCGGTTTCCGTGGTAACGGTTCGGCCGGAGCGGTTGCCCATCGTCAATGAGCTCCCCGGCCGTATTGCCCCCCTGAGGGTCGCGGAAGTACGGCCGCGCGTCTCAGGCATTGTCATCGAGCGGGTCTTCGAGCAAGGCAGCGAGGTGAAGGAGGGCGATGTCCTCTATCGCATCGATCCGGAACCGTTTCGGGTCCGGGTTGCGAGTGCCGAGGCTGCTCTGAAACGAGCGGAGGCGGGGCGCTTGCAGGCCCAGCAGACAGCTGAGCGGATCGAGCAGCTGAGAAAGCAGCGCGTGGTGAGCACGCAGCAGCAGGATGATGCGGTTGCAGCACTTGCCCAGGCTCAGGCCGATGTGGCCAGCGCCAAGGCGCAGCTCGATGCGGCCCGCCTTGATCTCCAATATGCCGATGTGCGTGCGCCGATCAGCGGCCGTATCGGCCGTGCCTTGATCACGGAAGGCGCGCTGGTCAGCGCGAGCGGTGCGGAGCCTCTCGCAACAATCCGGCAGCTCGATCCAGTCTATGCCGACTTCAACCAGTCGGTGAATGATCTCCTCGCGCTACGACGTTCGACAGCATCAGGAAGCTTGAGCGAGCCGAATGAGGGCGAGGCCACGGTGAAGCTCATCTTCGATGACGGAACCCCGTACAAATATTCGGGCAAGGTCCTGTTCTCGGAGGCGACGGTCGATGAGACGACGGGCCAGGTATTGCTGCGCGGCGAGTTTCCGAACCCCGATGGCGAATTGCTGCCCGGCATGTATGTTCGGGTTCAGGTCGAGCAGGGCGTCGAGCCAAACGCCATCGCGGTGCCGCAGCAAGCGGTCCAGCGCGACACCAGCGGGCATGCTCAGGTCTATGTGGTTGGCGAAGACTCGATCCCGCAATTGCGGACCGTTAAGGCGGGGCGCACGCTTGGGGACCGGTGGGTGATCAATGCTGGCCTCAAGCCTGGTGAGCGGGTCGTTGTTGAAGGCTTCCAGAAGATCCGCCCCGGCATGAAGGTTCAGGCTCAGGCCTGGGCTCCAGCAGGCGAAGGCGCGTCTGCGCCTGGTAAGCAGGCGGATGCATCCACCAGCCCGGTCCAAGCAAACTAG
- a CDS encoding TetR/AcrR family transcriptional regulator: MDRRRRGRPSLHEAHALTDVILEEALALFRRNGFAATTMEEVASACGAAKHSIYRRFSSKEELFREAVALERRRLLDCVAQIDVRENEPLASLRAIARALLHIVIAPGSIDLFRMCIAEAHRFPIICSEFGETKRQLHEVMSPFVIAAQQQGLLIDGDPTEIARRLHHAIVGEAVMMILLGSESCASGVDWDSYFDQAWASAMHGLARTAPARCT; the protein is encoded by the coding sequence ATGGACAGGCGGAGGCGCGGTCGGCCTAGTCTTCACGAGGCGCATGCCCTCACCGATGTCATCCTGGAGGAGGCCCTTGCGCTCTTTCGGCGCAATGGCTTTGCCGCCACCACGATGGAGGAGGTGGCGAGCGCTTGCGGGGCTGCCAAGCACAGCATCTATCGCCGCTTTTCCTCCAAGGAGGAGCTGTTTCGCGAAGCGGTCGCCCTCGAACGCCGGCGGCTTCTGGATTGTGTCGCGCAGATCGATGTGAGGGAGAATGAGCCCTTGGCATCCCTGAGGGCGATTGCGCGGGCGCTGCTGCATATCGTGATCGCGCCGGGCAGCATTGATCTGTTCCGCATGTGCATCGCCGAGGCCCATCGCTTTCCCATCATCTGCTCGGAATTTGGCGAGACGAAGCGGCAGCTGCACGAGGTGATGAGTCCGTTCGTGATCGCTGCCCAGCAGCAGGGGCTGCTGATCGACGGAGATCCCACTGAAATCGCACGCCGTTTGCACCATGCCATCGTGGGCGAGGCGGTGATGATGATCTTGCTTGGCAGCGAGAGCTGCGCGAGTGGGGTTGATTGGGACAGCTATTTCGATCAGGCCTGGGCCTCAGCCATGCATGGTCTGGCCAGAACCGCACCGGCGCGCTGCACCTAA
- a CDS encoding efflux RND transporter permease subunit, with protein MPSFFIDRPVFAWVVALFIVIAGIIAIPLMPVAQYPSVAPPQISISTTYPGASPQNIYQSVTRLIEEELNGANGLLYFESTSDTSGRVEITATFQPGTDPMLAQVDVQNRIATVEPRLPQEVAQQGIRVEQAGSGFLMVVALTSTDGSIDAIGLGDYVSRNVLSEIRRVPGVGRAQLFATERSMRIWIDPEKMVGLALTPSDITNAIRAQNAQVAAGQIGALPNPITQQISATVQVKGQLTSPEEFGAIVLRANPDGSMVRLRDVAKIEVGGQDYNFSTRLNGQPTAAVGVQLSPTGNAMATSKAVKARMDELAQFFPAGVEYSIPYDTSPFVAISIEKVLHTLVEAMALVFVVMFLFLQSFRYTIIPTLVVPVALLGTVAVMLAMGFSINVLTMFGMVLAIGILVDDAIVVVENVERIMAEEGLPPKEATRKAMRQITGAVIGITLVLTSVFIPMAFFPGAVGVIYQQFSLTMVVSILFSALLALSLTPALCATFLKPVKGHHERRGFFGWFNRGFDRTSRGYSGIAAWLVGRAGRFMVIYAALVVGMGYLFMHLPSSFLPNEDQGYIVVNVLAPPEASANRTQQVVEQIEKHFMAEPGVARVVMVKGFSFLGAGQNAALAFVTLKDWSERGPNDSAQAIAMRGNMFMAGIKDAMAFSLSPPPIQGLGTSNGFSFRLQDRGGRGQEALSAARDQLLGAAAQSPVLTGVYVEGLPDAAQLELNIDREKANTFGVTFADINAAISTSLGSAYVNDFPNSGRMQRVTVQAEDISRMTAEDLLRLNVRNANGGMVPLSAFASVSWEKGPTQIIGYNGYPSVRISGEAAPGYSSGDAITEMERLARQLPAGFGYEWSGQSLQEIESGSQAPLLIALSCIFVFLCLAALYESWSIPIAVMLVVPLGVIGSVLAVMLRDMPNDVYFKVGLIAIIGLSAKNAILIVEFAKDLMAEGKSLVEATIEAAHLRFRPIIMTSLAFTLGVVPLAIASGASAASQQAIGTGVMGGMISATVLAVFFVPVFFVFVMRIFSWRQNRRRSDTPPPAEAHEVQPNLG; from the coding sequence ATGCCGAGTTTCTTTATCGACCGGCCGGTCTTTGCCTGGGTCGTGGCCCTGTTCATCGTGATCGCGGGCATCATCGCCATCCCGTTGATGCCTGTGGCGCAATATCCATCGGTCGCACCGCCGCAGATCTCGATCAGCACCACCTATCCCGGTGCCTCGCCGCAGAACATCTATCAGAGCGTCACCCGGCTCATTGAAGAAGAGCTGAATGGCGCCAATGGACTGCTCTATTTCGAGTCGACCTCGGATACCTCCGGCCGGGTCGAGATCACCGCGACCTTTCAGCCCGGCACAGATCCCATGCTGGCCCAGGTCGATGTGCAAAACCGCATCGCCACGGTCGAGCCCCGCCTTCCGCAGGAGGTGGCACAGCAAGGCATTCGCGTTGAGCAGGCGGGCTCGGGCTTCCTCATGGTGGTGGCCCTCACCTCCACGGATGGCTCGATCGATGCCATTGGGCTTGGCGATTATGTCAGCCGCAACGTTCTCAGCGAAATCCGTCGTGTGCCCGGCGTTGGCCGTGCCCAGCTCTTTGCGACGGAACGGTCCATGCGCATCTGGATCGATCCGGAGAAGATGGTCGGCCTTGCGCTGACCCCGAGCGACATCACCAATGCCATTCGCGCTCAGAATGCACAGGTTGCCGCTGGCCAGATCGGTGCATTGCCGAACCCGATCACGCAGCAGATCTCCGCAACGGTGCAGGTGAAGGGGCAGCTCACCTCGCCGGAAGAGTTCGGCGCCATCGTATTGCGCGCCAATCCCGATGGTTCGATGGTGCGACTGCGCGATGTCGCCAAGATCGAGGTTGGCGGTCAGGACTACAATTTCTCAACCCGCCTCAATGGCCAGCCCACGGCCGCCGTTGGCGTCCAGCTCTCGCCCACGGGCAACGCGATGGCGACCTCGAAGGCCGTCAAGGCGCGCATGGATGAGCTTGCCCAGTTCTTCCCGGCGGGCGTCGAATATTCGATCCCCTATGACACCTCGCCCTTCGTGGCGATCTCGATCGAGAAGGTGCTGCACACCCTGGTCGAGGCGATGGCCCTGGTGTTCGTCGTGATGTTCCTGTTCCTGCAGAGCTTCCGCTACACCATCATCCCGACCCTTGTCGTGCCGGTGGCCCTGCTTGGCACGGTTGCCGTCATGCTCGCCATGGGCTTTTCCATCAACGTGCTCACCATGTTCGGCATGGTGCTGGCCATTGGCATTCTGGTCGATGATGCGATCGTTGTGGTTGAGAATGTCGAGCGCATCATGGCCGAGGAGGGGCTTCCACCGAAGGAAGCCACCCGCAAGGCCATGCGACAGATCACCGGGGCCGTGATTGGCATCACCCTGGTTCTGACCTCCGTGTTCATTCCCATGGCCTTCTTCCCGGGGGCGGTGGGCGTCATCTACCAACAGTTCAGCCTCACCATGGTCGTGTCGATCCTGTTCTCGGCACTGCTGGCCTTGTCGCTGACCCCTGCTCTGTGTGCGACTTTCCTAAAGCCGGTGAAGGGGCATCACGAGCGGCGCGGCTTCTTTGGCTGGTTCAACCGCGGCTTTGACCGCACGTCCCGCGGCTATAGCGGCATCGCTGCCTGGCTGGTTGGCCGCGCCGGTCGGTTCATGGTGATCTATGCCGCTCTGGTCGTGGGGATGGGCTATCTCTTCATGCATTTGCCATCCTCGTTCCTGCCGAACGAGGACCAGGGCTATATCGTGGTGAATGTGCTCGCCCCGCCCGAGGCGAGCGCCAATCGCACCCAGCAGGTGGTCGAGCAGATCGAGAAGCATTTCATGGCCGAGCCGGGCGTTGCTCGCGTGGTCATGGTGAAGGGCTTCAGCTTCCTCGGCGCCGGCCAGAACGCTGCCCTTGCCTTTGTCACCCTGAAGGACTGGAGCGAGCGCGGCCCGAATGATTCCGCGCAGGCCATCGCCATGCGGGGAAATATGTTCATGGCGGGCATCAAGGATGCGATGGCCTTCTCATTGTCGCCGCCGCCGATCCAGGGCCTCGGCACGTCCAACGGCTTTTCGTTCCGCCTTCAGGATCGCGGAGGACGCGGTCAGGAGGCGCTCTCGGCTGCCCGCGACCAGCTGCTGGGCGCTGCCGCCCAAAGCCCGGTTCTCACCGGCGTCTATGTGGAAGGCTTGCCCGATGCGGCCCAGCTCGAGCTCAATATCGACCGCGAGAAGGCCAACACGTTCGGCGTGACCTTCGCCGATATCAATGCGGCCATCTCGACGAGCCTTGGGTCGGCCTATGTGAATGATTTTCCCAATTCCGGCCGCATGCAGCGCGTGACCGTTCAGGCGGAGGATATCAGCCGGATGACGGCTGAGGATTTGCTGCGCTTGAATGTGCGTAATGCGAATGGTGGAATGGTGCCGCTCAGCGCCTTCGCGAGCGTGTCTTGGGAGAAGGGTCCAACCCAGATCATTGGCTATAACGGCTATCCCTCGGTGCGCATCAGTGGTGAGGCAGCACCGGGATATTCCTCCGGCGATGCCATTACCGAGATGGAGCGGCTGGCCCGGCAGCTTCCTGCGGGCTTTGGCTATGAATGGAGCGGGCAATCCCTGCAGGAGATCGAGTCGGGCTCGCAGGCCCCGCTGCTGATCGCGCTGTCCTGTATTTTCGTCTTCCTGTGCCTTGCGGCTCTCTATGAGAGCTGGTCGATCCCGATTGCGGTGATGCTGGTGGTGCCGCTCGGTGTTATCGGTTCGGTCCTCGCCGTGATGCTGCGCGACATGCCGAACGATGTTTACTTCAAGGTCGGTCTCATCGCGATCATCGGCTTGTCCGCCAAGAACGCGATTCTGATCGTGGAATTCGCCAAGGACCTGATGGCGGAAGGCAAATCACTGGTCGAGGCAACGATCGAAGCGGCCCATCTCCGCTTCCGGCCGATCATCATGACCTCGCTTGCCTTCACACTGGGTGTTGTCCCGCTTGCGATTGCAAGCGGGGCCAGCGCTGCGAGCCAGCAGGCGATCGGAACCGGCGTCATGGGCGGCATGATCTCAGCGACGGTGCTCGCGGTGTTCTTCGTGCCGGTATTCTTCGTCTTCGTGATGAGGATTTTCAGCTGGCGTCAGAACAGACGGCGATCTGATACGCCGCCGCCTGCGGAGGCTCATGAAGTTCAGCCCAATTTGGGCTAA
- a CDS encoding ABC transporter permease — protein MAKPFSVRSLPGFTTIALFCFALLYLPILALVVYAFNAGTSIVIWEGFSLRWFEAAWNNQQVIDASIRSLQIAFVAATIATIVATMAAIATTRSAPYRGLTVKYGIINQPLMVPEIVTAVALLILFSRIKVWSGYSGLGYLMLAHTAFCIPFAYLPIRARLESMDLSLETAAADLYATPWQAFRRITLPLLWPGILAGLMLAFVISLDDVVITEFVKSAGQDTLPTYMLGQLRRVITPEMNAISAVFLLISIGVVTFFFLMSRKRN, from the coding sequence ATGGCTAAGCCCTTCTCGGTCCGCAGCCTCCCCGGCTTCACCACGATCGCGCTCTTCTGCTTTGCCCTGCTTTATCTCCCGATCCTCGCCCTCGTGGTCTATGCCTTCAATGCCGGCACTTCGATCGTGATCTGGGAGGGATTTTCGCTGCGCTGGTTCGAGGCCGCCTGGAATAATCAGCAGGTGATCGATGCCTCGATCCGCTCACTCCAGATTGCATTCGTTGCAGCGACCATTGCGACGATCGTTGCGACCATGGCGGCCATCGCCACCACTCGCAGTGCTCCCTATCGGGGGCTCACCGTCAAATATGGCATCATCAACCAGCCGTTGATGGTCCCGGAGATCGTGACGGCGGTCGCCCTGCTCATCCTCTTTTCGCGCATCAAGGTGTGGAGCGGCTATTCAGGGCTTGGCTATCTCATGCTGGCCCATACCGCCTTCTGCATCCCCTTTGCCTATCTGCCCATTCGGGCGCGGCTTGAGAGCATGGACCTCTCGCTCGAGACGGCGGCGGCCGACCTCTATGCCACCCCATGGCAGGCCTTCCGGCGCATAACCCTGCCGCTGTTGTGGCCGGGAATTCTTGCAGGCCTCATGCTCGCCTTCGTGATCTCCCTCGATGATGTGGTGATCACCGAATTCGTGAAATCGGCGGGACAGGACACGCTGCCCACTTATATGCTGGGTCAGCTGAGGCGGGTGATCACGCCCGAGATGAACGCGATTTCGGCCGTGTTCCTGCTGATATCCATCGGCGTCGTGACCTTCTTTTTCCTCATGAGCCGAAAGCGCAACTGA
- a CDS encoding ABC transporter permease encodes MANGAEYAAKAHARDIRLRWLLTAPALLIIALASIGPLLIVLVYSFLESAPYGDVLWKFSGNGWTSVLFQRDIFDDTLTLADAHLSIFWRSIRLSLITTLFTLLLGFPTAYFIATRPERTRAIWLFLITIPFWTNLLIRTFAIQEVIRNEGIINTLLMKLGIISSPLQMMYTDFAILLGMTYVYFPLMVLPLFASMEKLDFRLIEAAYDLYATRFSVLRRIIIPLVKPGIIAGSILVFIPSLGAYVTPRVLGGGRNLMLGNLIELQFGQGRNWPLGAALAMTLLVIVMVALIIYVRKASGNSGGHHG; translated from the coding sequence ATGGCAAATGGAGCCGAATACGCAGCGAAAGCCCACGCCCGTGACATTCGCTTGCGCTGGCTCCTCACAGCCCCGGCCCTTCTGATCATAGCGCTCGCCTCGATTGGCCCTTTGCTGATCGTTCTGGTCTATTCCTTCCTGGAATCGGCACCTTACGGGGATGTGCTCTGGAAATTCTCCGGCAATGGCTGGACGAGCGTGCTCTTCCAGCGCGACATTTTCGATGACACGCTGACCCTCGCAGATGCCCATCTCTCGATCTTCTGGCGCTCCATTCGCCTGTCGCTGATCACCACGCTCTTCACCCTGCTTCTGGGCTTTCCCACCGCCTATTTCATCGCGACGCGGCCGGAAAGAACACGGGCGATCTGGCTGTTTCTGATCACCATTCCATTCTGGACCAATCTTTTGATCCGCACCTTCGCCATCCAGGAGGTGATCCGCAACGAGGGCATCATCAACACCCTGCTCATGAAGCTCGGCATCATCTCGAGCCCGCTCCAGATGATGTATACCGACTTCGCGATCCTGCTCGGCATGACCTATGTCTATTTCCCCCTCATGGTCTTGCCGCTATTTGCCTCGATGGAAAAGCTCGACTTCCGCCTGATCGAAGCGGCCTATGATCTCTATGCGACCCGCTTCAGCGTCCTCAGGCGCATCATCATTCCGCTGGTGAAGCCCGGCATCATCGCAGGCTCCATCCTGGTCTTCATCCCCTCGCTCGGCGCCTATGTGACGCCACGCGTTCTCGGCGGCGGGCGCAACCTGATGCTGGGCAATCTCATCGAGCTGCAATTCGGACAGGGCAGAAACTGGCCCCTGGGGGCGGCCCTTGCGATGACCTTGCTGGTCATCGTCATGGTCGCCCTCATCATCTATGTGCGCAAGGCCTCGGGCAATAGCGGAGGGCACCATGGCTAA
- a CDS encoding extracellular solute-binding protein has product MRLRLKAAICCAAILASTQLANAAGELHIFNWGNYTSPDLIKKFSEKYDVKVTITDYDSNETAIAKIRQGGHGFDMVVPSGSVLPIWIKEGLLLESRPDQMENFKNVDPQWVNVPFDPGRHYSVPWQWGTTGVAVNKSAYKGDPNTSAIFLDPPPELVGKVNVVPEMNDVMPLAIMYMGGKPCTGDKEVLKKVRDKLLEAKPKWISMDYGMTEKLATNDVMASVNWNGSTMRSRLQNPNVVYGYPKEGYPIWMDNLAILKDAKNVENAKLFMNFVMEPENAGMISAFARYANGIKGSEKYMPEDMRDAPEVVIPEQFRSAGVFNESCPPEVQQIYTRIWTELQK; this is encoded by the coding sequence ATGCGACTGAGATTGAAGGCCGCCATCTGCTGTGCCGCCATTCTGGCTTCGACGCAGCTGGCCAATGCCGCAGGTGAACTGCATATCTTCAACTGGGGCAACTATACGAGCCCGGACCTGATCAAGAAGTTCTCGGAAAAATACGACGTCAAGGTGACGATCACCGATTACGACTCCAATGAGACCGCGATCGCCAAGATCCGCCAGGGTGGGCATGGTTTCGACATGGTGGTGCCCTCCGGCAGCGTATTGCCCATCTGGATCAAGGAAGGCCTCCTGCTGGAATCGCGGCCCGACCAGATGGAGAATTTCAAGAATGTCGATCCGCAATGGGTCAACGTGCCCTTCGATCCGGGCCGCCACTATTCCGTGCCCTGGCAATGGGGCACCACCGGCGTTGCGGTGAACAAGAGCGCCTATAAGGGCGACCCGAACACATCGGCCATTTTCCTCGACCCGCCGCCGGAGCTCGTGGGCAAGGTGAATGTGGTGCCGGAGATGAATGACGTGATGCCACTGGCCATCATGTATATGGGCGGCAAGCCCTGCACAGGCGATAAGGAGGTTCTCAAGAAGGTCCGTGACAAGCTGCTCGAAGCCAAGCCCAAATGGATCTCCATGGATTACGGCATGACCGAGAAGCTCGCGACCAATGACGTGATGGCGAGCGTCAACTGGAACGGGTCGACCATGCGCTCGCGCCTGCAGAACCCCAATGTTGTCTACGGCTATCCCAAAGAGGGCTATCCGATCTGGATGGATAACCTCGCCATTCTCAAGGACGCGAAGAATGTCGAGAACGCCAAGCTGTTCATGAATTTCGTCATGGAGCCAGAGAATGCCGGCATGATCTCAGCCTTCGCCCGCTATGCCAACGGGATCAAAGGATCGGAGAAATATATGCCGGAGGACATGCGCGATGCGCCGGAAGTGGTGATCCCCGAACAGTTCCGGTCGGCGGGCGTCTTCAACGAATCCTGCCCGCCGGAGGTTCAGCAGATCTACACGCGGATCTGGACCGAGCTGCAGAAATAA